Proteins encoded together in one Helicobacter pylori window:
- a CDS encoding DUF2603 domain-containing protein: MEKLPKKRVSKTKSQKLIHSLTTQKNRAFLKKISANEMLLELEKGAFKKNEAYFISDEEDKNYVLVPDNVISLLAENARKAFEARLRAELERDIITQAPIDFEDVREVSLQLLENLRQKDGNLPNINTLNFVKQIKKEHPNLFFNFDNMFKQPPFNENNFENFDNSDEENF; encoded by the coding sequence ATGGAAAAATTACCTAAAAAACGAGTTTCTAAAACCAAATCACAAAAACTTATCCATAGCCTAACTACCCAAAAAAACAGAGCCTTCCTTAAAAAAATCAGCGCTAATGAAATGCTTTTAGAATTAGAAAAAGGGGCGTTCAAAAAAAATGAAGCTTACTTTATTTCTGATGAAGAAGATAAAAATTATGTTTTGGTGCCGGACAATGTGATCTCTCTTTTGGCAGAAAACGCCAGAAAGGCTTTTGAAGCTAGGCTCAGGGCGGAATTAGAAAGGGATATTATCACCCAAGCGCCGATTGATTTTGAAGACGTGCGCGAAGTTTCTTTGCAATTATTGGAAAATTTACGCCAAAAAGATGGGAATTTGCCCAATATCAACACCTTAAATTTTGTCAAACAAATCAAAAAAGAACACCCGAATTTATTCTTTAATTTTGACAACATGTTCAAACAGCCCCCTTTTAATGAAAATAATTTTGAAAATTTTGACAATAGCGATGAGGAAAATTTTTAA
- the hemN gene encoding oxygen-independent coproporphyrinogen III oxidase: protein MQTIDFEKFSQYSKPGPRYTSYPTAVEFKENFNEESLKTAFFNHDNLKNPMPLSLYTHLPFCRSACYFCACSVIYTSLEEKKVRYISYLKKELALLKNAMDTNREVAQFHYGGGTPTFFSPIQLDEITQSIQEVFPNFSQDIEMSCEIDPRHFTKEHMQTLFDRGFNRLSFGVQDFDFEVQKAIHRIQPFEMVQESVKLARDYGIKSINFDLIYGLPNQTKEGFLKTLEWVLKLDPDRLAVFNYAHVPWVKKTMRKIDETLLPSPRDKLEILEALISFLEKANYQMIGMDHFAKSDNELYLALQKAELRRNFQGYTTKKFTQTIGIGVTSIGEGSDYYTQNYKDLHQYEKALDLGHLPVERGVALSQEDVLRKEVIMQMMSNLKLDYSKIEEKFSVDFKAHFKKELEKLKPYEEAGLLVFNPNGFEMTRTGGMLVRNMAMEFDAYLRGGEKHFSKTL from the coding sequence ATGCAAACCATTGATTTTGAAAAATTTTCACAATATTCCAAGCCCGGCCCACGATACACCAGCTACCCCACAGCGGTGGAGTTTAAAGAAAATTTTAATGAAGAGAGCTTGAAAACAGCATTTTTTAACCATGACAATCTCAAAAACCCCATGCCTTTATCGCTTTATACGCATTTACCCTTTTGTAGGAGCGCATGTTATTTTTGCGCATGTTCAGTCATTTACACCAGCTTAGAAGAGAAAAAAGTCCGCTATATCAGCTACCTTAAAAAAGAACTCGCCCTTTTAAAAAACGCGATGGACACTAACAGAGAAGTGGCGCAATTCCACTATGGAGGCGGCACGCCGACCTTTTTTTCGCCCATTCAATTAGATGAGATCACGCAAAGCATTCAAGAAGTTTTCCCCAATTTCAGCCAAGATATTGAAATGAGTTGTGAGATTGACCCTAGGCATTTCACTAAAGAACACATGCAAACCTTGTTTGATAGGGGGTTCAACCGCTTGAGTTTTGGGGTGCAGGATTTTGATTTTGAAGTCCAAAAAGCCATTCACAGGATCCAACCTTTTGAAATGGTTCAAGAATCCGTGAAGCTCGCTAGAGATTACGGCATCAAATCCATTAATTTTGATTTGATTTATGGCTTACCCAACCAGACTAAAGAGGGTTTTTTAAAAACTTTGGAATGGGTTTTGAAACTGGATCCGGACCGATTAGCGGTGTTTAATTACGCGCATGTGCCTTGGGTGAAAAAAACGATGCGTAAAATTGATGAAACCTTATTGCCAAGCCCTAGAGACAAACTAGAGATTTTAGAGGCTCTTATTAGTTTTTTAGAAAAAGCCAACTACCAAATGATAGGCATGGATCATTTCGCTAAAAGCGATAATGAATTGTATCTAGCCCTTCAAAAAGCAGAATTGCGGCGTAATTTTCAAGGCTATACCACGAAAAAATTCACTCAAACCATTGGCATTGGCGTTACGAGCATTGGCGAAGGGAGCGATTATTACACGCAAAATTATAAAGATTTGCACCAGTATGAAAAAGCCCTTGATTTGGGGCATTTACCGGTAGAAAGGGGTGTAGCGCTCAGTCAAGAAGATGTGTTGAGAAAAGAAGTGATCATGCAAATGATGAGTAATTTAAAATTGGATTACTCTAAGATTGAAGAAAAATTTTCTGTTGATTTTAAAGCGCATTTTAAAAAAGAATTAGAAAAATTAAAGCCTTATGAAGAAGCGGGCTTGCTTGTTTTTAACCCTAATGGCTTTGAGATGACTAGAACGGGGGGCATGCTCGTAAGAAACATGGCTATGGAGTTTGACGCGTATTTGCGTGGGGGCGAAAAACATTTCAGTAAAACGCTATGA